The stretch of DNA GCTGGTCCACGGCTTGACGGCGTCGAGCCCGGGAAGCTCCGGCAGCCGGGCGCGGGTTCCGGTGCAGACGGCGACGGCGTGCCGGGCGGTCAGCGTCCTGCGCGTGCCGTCGGGGCCGTCGACCGTGACCGTACGCGGACCGGCCAGCCGGCCGTGCCCGCGGTGGAGGTCGGCGCCGATGCTGTCCAGCCACCGCACCTGGCCGTCGTCGTGCCAGTGCGAGGTGTACACGTCCCGGCGGGCGAGGACCGCGGTGGCGTCGAGAGGGCCGCGCACCGCCTGGCTCAGACCCGGCAGGCGGCGGGCGTCGGCGCGGGCGATGACCGGGCGCAGCAGGGCCTTGCTCGGCATGCACGCCCAGTACGAGCACTCGCCGCCGACCAGTTCGCTCTCCACGATCGCGGTGGACAGGCCGGCCGCCCGGGTGCGGTCGGCCACGTTCTCCCCCACGGGTCCGGCGCCCAGCACCACGACGTCGTACGCGATGGTTTCCGTTTCGGTCATGGGGTCAGTCTGGTGGGTGGTGTGCGCCCTGGCCACACGGGTACGTGCGCGGAATACCCGTAGGGTCGGCCGTGTTGTGCCCACGGCTTCGCCCCACGCCGGTAAGCCGACACCAGGAAGCACCAGGAAGAGGGATACGCATGACCAGCACCGTGGAGCTGACCAAGGAGAACTTCGATCAGACGGTCACGGACAACGAATTCGTCCTCATCGACTTCTGGGCGTCCTGGTGCGGACCGTGCCGTCAGTTCGCCCCCGTCTACGAGAAGGCGGCCGAGGACAACCCGGACCTGGTGTTCGGCAAGGTGGACACCGAGGCCCAGCCGGAACTGGCGGCGGCCTTCGGCATCCAGTCCATTCCGACGCTGATGATCGTCCGTGACCAGGTCGCCGTGTTCGCGCAGCCGGGCGCGCTGCCCGAGGCCGCTCTGGCGGACGTGATCGGCCAGGCCCGCAAGCTGGACATGGACGAGGTCCGCAAGTCGGTCGCCGAGCAGCAGAACGGTCAGTAGAAACGGTCCGTGGATCGGTTGGCGGATCGGACCGCGAGGTCTCGACGGGCTGCTTTCCGAGCGTGCCGGGCGGTGGGTGTCCTCCCTGCGGGAGTGGCGCCCACCGCTTTGTTCGTGGGGCCGGTCGGCCTGCCGCAGGTCGCTCGTACGGGCGTCGCGCGGGCCACGTGGACTCGCGGTCACGTGGACTCGCGGTGGACCACCGTCGCGCCCAGCACCGCGTGCCGCTCGGGCGGGGCGCCGGGGTCGCGAACGGCGCGGTCGACCAGTTCGGCGAGGTCGCGGCCGGAGGGCAGCTCGATGTGGACGGTGCTCAGCCGGGGCCGCAGCAGCCGCCCGAGCATGAGGTCGTCGGCGCCGATCATGGCCGTCTCCTCGGGGATGCGCACGCCCCCGTCCTGCAAGGCGCGCATCAGCAGCATGGCGTACTCGTCGTTGTAGGCGAACACCGCGTCGAGGCCGAGGTCGCGCCAGTTGGCGGCCAGGCGGGCGGCGGACCGTTCGTCGTAGCCGAGGGGCAGTTCGGTCACGCTGCCGTCGGTGCCGTGCAGGGCGCGCCGTACGCCGGCGAGCCGGGGCCGGGAGAACATGTCCAGTCCGCGTTCCTCGGGCACGACCACGCCGATACGGCGCCGGCCACGGGCGTACAGGTGGACACCGGCCCGGTGGCCGACGCTCTCGTGGTCCATGAGCAGCACGTGGGCCCCCTCGACGGGCTCCGGGCCGAGGGTGACGACGGCACGCGCGCCGGAGCGTTTGAGCACCGAGACGCCTGCGGGACCGAGCCCCACGCCGGACACCAGGACGGCGACCGGGCGCAGTTCGGCCCAGGCCCGCGCCGCCTCGTCACCGGGCAGGCCCGCGGTGGCGTGCTGTACGACGGTGTAGTCGAGGAGGCCGAGCGCCCACTGGAGTTCTTCCAGGAAGCGGCTGTAGAGCGGGCCTGCCGGGATGGCCGGGGCGGGCATGAGGACCATACGGCTGTGCCCCGCGCGCAGGCTGCGCGCCGCCGCGTGCGGCACGTACCCGAGTTCCTCGGCGGCCTCGTGGACCCGGCGGCGGGTGGGCTCGCTGATGCGGACCGCTCTGGTGTTGTTCAGGACGTAGGAGACGGTCGCGCGCGAGACGCCGGCCAATCGGGCCACGTCGGCGCTCGTGGGAACGGAGCGCGGAGCGGGCGACGGGGGCGCGGCGGGTTTGGGAATCTGCACCATGACGTACGGCATCTTGGCAGAAGCCGTGGACCGTCCGTCTGGTGAACTGCCCTATTCCATAGGGAAGTTGAAACGGAAACCGCTGCGGAGTGGGTACGCGGAGGGCGAGGGCGCGCAGGTCGCACTGCCGGGCGGGGCAACCCTGCCGGATGGCGTGCCAGGCCACGCCGCCTGTTCTATGGCCCGGGGGGGTGGGCGAGGACGCGACGCCGGTGTCGATGTCGGTGCCGATGTCGGCCCCGCGGCGCGGCCCCGGGGACATCGCCGCCGGCCTCACCGGGCCGGCCGGCGCGCGGCCCGCCCACATCGCCCGACCGGGTGGTGTCGAGGCGGCCGTGCGCGCGTACGGGAAGGCCGCTCGTGCACGCAGGCCACGTACGGGAAAGACGCCCGCAGGCAGACCGGCGGACAGGAGAGCCACCCGCTCGCAGACCGACGGACGGGAACGCCGCGCATACGCGGCTCTTCCGCTCTTCGGTGCGAACACCACGCAAGCCCGCCGGAGGCCTTCGCCGGAAACACGCGCCGATCGCGGCCGAGCCGGCCGTATCGGCCCCCGGCTCTCAGCAGGCCGGCCCCGTGGAGGTGATCCGGGCGACCAGGTCGTGCCAGCCGGACTGCAGCCGTTCCATCGGCATCTGGCACTGCCGGGTCAGGTGGTGGATGAGGGCGGGCTCGAGGTAGCCCATCAGCGTGTGGGCGAGGAGTTCGCTGTCCGCGTCCGGGGCCGCCTGCCGCAGCAGCATCGTCACATGGGCGTACTGGACCTGGCGGGCGGGTACGCCGAAGCGGCGGGCCGGGCCCGGATCGGCCGCCAGTTGCAGTTCCAGGTCGTCGGCCGCGCGGCGCAGCGCCACGCAGCCGAAGGCCCGCAGCCGATCGGCGGGCGGAGCGCCGGGGCCCATGGGCGGGGGCCCGCTGAGGAACGCGGCTTGGAACTTCCGCTCCGAGTGGTCCAGCAGGGCCCTGAGCAGGCCGGTGCGGTCGCCGAAGCGGCGGAAGACCGTCCCCTTGCCCACCTCGGCCGCCGCGGCGACCGCCTCCATCGTGACTCCGGCCGCGCCGTGCTCCGCGACCAGGCGCGCGGCGGCGTCCAGCAGCCGGGCACGGTTGCGGGCCGCGTCGGCCCGCAGGCAGGGCTCGTCCTCGCCGGTGCCGAAATCGAGCAACACCGGCTGCGCCAGCAGCTCCCGGGTCTCCTGAGGTTCTTGAGGCTCCTGGGGCTTCGGAAAGGGCGGCAGGGGGCGGGACATGAAGACAGCGTAAGGCATCGGGAACAGAACTGGACCGCGGTCCGCTTATGGTGGTAGAAAAATAAACGGACCTCGGTCCGGATCTGTAACGCCATTGTGTCATCCCCCCTTGGAGTCCCCCATGTCTGTTCGCATCCTCGCGCTCGTCGGCAGCCTCCGCGCCGGTTCGCACAACCGCCAGCTCGCCGAGGCCGCAATCAAGCTCGCCCCCGCGGGCGCCGAGGTCGAGCTGTTCGAGGGCCTGGCCGACGTCCCGTTCTACAACGAGGACATCGACGTCGAGGGCAGCGTGCCGGCCGCCGCCGCCAAGCTGCGTGAGGTCGCCGGTACCGCCGACGCCTTCCTGCTGTTCTCCCCCGAGTACAACGGCACCATCCCGGCCGTCCTGAAGAACGCCATCGACTGGCTGTCCCGCCCGTTCGGCGCCGGTGCCTTCGTGGGCAAGCCCGTCGCCGTCATCGGCACCGCCTTCGGCCAGTACGGCGGCGTGTGGGCGCAGGACGACACCCGCAAGGCCGTGGGCATCGCCGGCGGCAAGGTGATCGAGGACATCAAGCTCTCCATCCCCGGCTCCGTGACCCGCTTCGCCGAGACCCACCCGGTCAACGACGCCGAGGTCGCCGCCCAGCTCACCGAGGTCGTCGCGCGCCTGCACGGCCACACCGGCGACGTGGCTGCCGCCTGAGCACTCCGGAAGGGGCCGGCGCCCAGTGGGCGCCGGCCCCTTCCGGCTTTCCGCTCGGTTCCGCGACCGAGTCCCGCCCTCCGTGCCGGTGCCTACGGGCAGGATTCCCCGAACTTGACCGCCGTGAAGGACACCGGCTGTCCCTTCAGCTCAGTACCAGGGCCCGGAGTCTGCGAGCACACCTGCCAGTTGCTCTCCACCAGCACCCACCGGTGGTCCGGCGACGCGTCCTTCACCGTGAGCGACGTGCTCGCGTCGAGCGCGGCGCGAGCCGCCTTCACCGACTTCCCCTTGAAGTCGGGCATCCTCCCGCCCTCGGCCGAGGGCGGAGCCTCGTCCTTCGCGGGACAGGACTCCTCCAGCTTGACCGCGCCGAAGTCCAGGGTCGTATCGGTCGAGACCGTCGTGCCCGCCGCCACGTTCTGGCTGCACACCTTCCAGTTCCGGTCGAACGCCTGCATCCGGCCGCGGCCCAGGGCGTCGTGCGACTTCAGCGAGTAGAAGCCCTGTTCCTGGGCGGCGTCCTGCGCGGACTGCAGCCCCATACCGACGAAGGCCGGCACCTTCTTCCGCTGGTGCGCTCCCGGCTTGCCGTCCTGCGCGGGCTCGCTGCCGTCCGAGGCGACGGGGGCCGACACCGAAGGAGTGGCGCCGCCCGGCGACTTGGTGCCGTCCGCGGGGTCACAGGCCACGAGGACGCCGGCCGCGGCACAGGTCAGAACAGCGGCGGCGAGACGAGTTCGCACGGATTCCCCCCAAGTAATGCTGGTACAGGCGAATAACGGTAGACCAATCATGAAAGAGAGGGGAAATCCACCGTCCGGTCCCGGACACCGGCCGTGCGGACAACGGCCCAGGCCACGCCCTGTTCCTCCGGCAACCCCCGTACGGCAAGCGGAACATGACTCCGCCGTTCTTACGCAAATGCGCCAACGGTATGTTTGACAGGCCAAGTACCTGTACATGGCGAGGGACGGTCGGAATGAACGGGGCATGTCGACCTGTCGCGGGCGATCTCACGTCGCCTACGCGGCCTGGCCGTTCCCCGGTGACTCCGACCGTCGCGACGCCGTATCGCGCGGCACACCACTGCCGCGGATCAGCAGACGTATCCGGAGGGATCTGTTCGTGACGAGTCAGCAGAGCACCAGTTCACGTCGCCGCTCCTTCGAGGTCTCGGTCGGCGCCGTGGGTGCGGTCGCGATGGCGATAGCCCTCAGCGGCTGCTCCAGCGGCCCGGACTACCAGGGCACATGCATGGACAGGCTGACCCAGAAACGCGTGACGGACCATCACTGCAACCCCGGTGGGGCCGGTGGAGCCGGTGGAGCCGGTGGAGCCGGTGGAGCCGGTGGAGCCGGTGGAGCCGGTGGAGCCGGTGGAGCCGGTGGAGCCGGTGGAGCCGGTGGGGGCAGCTACGCCTGGTGGTACACCCCGCGGGGCAAGGACGTCCCCGCCGTCGGACAGAAGGTCGACCTCAGCAAGGGCAACGGCTCGTTCACCGCGCCGAAGTCCGGCAGCGTCGCCCGCGGCGGTTTCTCCGCCAAGGGCGGCAAGGCCGGATCGGTCGGCGGCTGATCCATGAGACGCGAACCCCGCACCCCGAGGGCCGGCTGGGAGCAGACGGTCCTGCGGTCAGGCCTTCCGTTCCATACCGAAGTACTGCCCGACGGCCGCACGTTGCCCTACTGGAACGAGAGCGCCGCCTACGTGCTCACCTCTCGCGAGGTGGACTACCTGGAGGACGTCACCGAGGAACTGCACGCGATGTGCGTGGCGGCGGCCCGGCACGTCCTGGAGAAGGGCGACGTCGAACGCCTCGGCATCGACCGCCGCTGGGCGAGACCCATGCTCGAGACCCTCGAGAACGAGTCGCCGAGCATCTACGGCAGGTTCGACTTCGCCTGGGACGGCTCGGGCGACGCCAAGCTGTACGAGTACAACGGCGACGTTCCGGCGGCGCTCCTCGAAGCCGCCGTGCTGCAATGGCAGTGGCTGGAGGACGTGCACCCGGACCGCGACCAGTTCAACACGATCCACGAGCGCCTGGTGCGGACGTGGCAGCGGCTGGCTCCGCGGCTGGGCGGCCAGGTCCACTTCGCGCACTCCGCCGACGA from Streptomyces sp. 6-11-2 encodes:
- a CDS encoding NAD(P)H-dependent oxidoreductase: MSVRILALVGSLRAGSHNRQLAEAAIKLAPAGAEVELFEGLADVPFYNEDIDVEGSVPAAAAKLREVAGTADAFLLFSPEYNGTIPAVLKNAIDWLSRPFGAGAFVGKPVAVIGTAFGQYGGVWAQDDTRKAVGIAGGKVIEDIKLSIPGSVTRFAETHPVNDAEVAAQLTEVVARLHGHTGDVAAA
- the trxA gene encoding thioredoxin, giving the protein MTSTVELTKENFDQTVTDNEFVLIDFWASWCGPCRQFAPVYEKAAEDNPDLVFGKVDTEAQPELAAAFGIQSIPTLMIVRDQVAVFAQPGALPEAALADVIGQARKLDMDEVRKSVAEQQNGQ
- a CDS encoding PASTA domain-containing protein → MIGLPLFACTSITWGESVRTRLAAAVLTCAAAGVLVACDPADGTKSPGGATPSVSAPVASDGSEPAQDGKPGAHQRKKVPAFVGMGLQSAQDAAQEQGFYSLKSHDALGRGRMQAFDRNWKVCSQNVAAGTTVSTDTTLDFGAVKLEESCPAKDEAPPSAEGGRMPDFKGKSVKAARAALDASTSLTVKDASPDHRWVLVESNWQVCSQTPGPGTELKGQPVSFTAVKFGESCP
- a CDS encoding LacI family DNA-binding transcriptional regulator, which encodes MVQIPKPAAPPSPAPRSVPTSADVARLAGVSRATVSYVLNNTRAVRISEPTRRRVHEAAEELGYVPHAAARSLRAGHSRMVLMPAPAIPAGPLYSRFLEELQWALGLLDYTVVQHATAGLPGDEAARAWAELRPVAVLVSGVGLGPAGVSVLKRSGARAVVTLGPEPVEGAHVLLMDHESVGHRAGVHLYARGRRRIGVVVPEERGLDMFSRPRLAGVRRALHGTDGSVTELPLGYDERSAARLAANWRDLGLDAVFAYNDEYAMLLMRALQDGGVRIPEETAMIGADDLMLGRLLRPRLSTVHIELPSGRDLAELVDRAVRDPGAPPERHAVLGATVVHREST
- a CDS encoding TetR/AcrR family transcriptional regulator; this translates as MSRPLPPFPKPQEPQEPQETRELLAQPVLLDFGTGEDEPCLRADAARNRARLLDAAARLVAEHGAAGVTMEAVAAAAEVGKGTVFRRFGDRTGLLRALLDHSERKFQAAFLSGPPPMGPGAPPADRLRAFGCVALRRAADDLELQLAADPGPARRFGVPARQVQYAHVTMLLRQAAPDADSELLAHTLMGYLEPALIHHLTRQCQMPMERLQSGWHDLVARITSTGPAC